The Ochotona princeps isolate mOchPri1 chromosome 23, mOchPri1.hap1, whole genome shotgun sequence genome includes a window with the following:
- the SLC12A7 gene encoding solute carrier family 12 member 7 isoform X2, translating into MPTSFTVVPVEGCADGGDAAAERADSPGDPDGSGPDGCSPGDGGARESSPFMGAAALDGDSLLEGKNMALFEEEMDSNPMVSSLLNKLANYTNLSQGVVDHEEAEESRPRESKAPCMGTFIGVYLPCLQNILGVILFLRLTWIVGAAGVLESFLIVAMCCTCTMLTAVSMSAIATNGVVPAGGSYYMISRSLGPECGGAVGLCFYLGTTFAGAMYILGTIEIFLTYISPGAAVFQASTPEGEAAALLHNMRLYGSCTLALMAVVVFVGVKYVNKLALVFLACVVLSILAIYAGVIKTAFDPPDIPVCLLGNRTLARRGFDVCAKTHMVGNGSAPTALWGLFCNGSSQSLACNEYFALNNLSEIQGIPGVASGVLLDNLWSSYSDRGAFVEKKGVASVPAPEARRAGALPYVLSDITTYFTMLVGIYFPSVTGIMAGSNRSGDLKDAQKSIPTGTILAIVTTSFIYLSCIVLFGACIEGVVLRDKFGEALQGNLVIGMLAWPSPWVIVIGSFFSTCGAGLQSLTGAPRLLQAIARDGIIPFLQVFGHGKANGEPTWALLLTALICETGILIASLDSVAPILSMFFLMCYMFVNLACALQTLLRTPNWRPRFKYYHWTLSFLGMSLCLALMFICSWYYALSAMLIAGCIYKYIEYRGAEKEWGDGIRGLSLNAARYALLRVEHGPPHTKNWRPQVLVMLTLDDEQGVTHPRLLSFTSQLKAGKGLTIVGSVLEGTYLDKHVEAQRAEENIRALMGAEKMKGFCQLVVSCSLRDGASHLIQAAGLGGMKHNTVLMAWPETWKQPDSPYSWKYFVETVRDTTAAQQALLVAKNIDLFPHNQERLGEGSIDVWWVVHDGGMLMLLPFLLRQHKVWRKCRMRIFTVAQVDDNSVQMKKDLQTFLYHLRISAEVEVVEMVENDISAFTYEKTLLMEQRSQMLKQMQLTKGERQREGPFQCPADAHSRETQWCGPQPIPGCPAGPAEHARPPQEPARG; encoded by the exons ATGCCCACCAGCTTCACGGTGGTGCCCGTGGAGGGCTGTGCCGACGGCGGGGACGCAGCGGCCGAGCGCGCCGACTCGCCCGGGGACCCCGACGGCTCCGGACCCGACGGCTGCAGCCCGG GTGATGGCGGTGCACGGGAAAGCAGCCCATTCATGGGGGCCGCGGCATTGGatggggacagcctcctggaAGGCAAGAACATGGCCCTTTTCGAG GAGGAGATGGACAGCAACCCCATGGTGTCCTCGCTGCTCAACAAGCTGGCCAACTACACCAATCTCAGTCAGGGCGTGGTGGACCACGAGGAGGCTGAGGAAAGCAGGCCACGCGAGTCCAAG GCCCCCTGCATGGGCACCTTCATTGGCGTCTACCTGCCCTGCCTGCAGAACATACTGGGCGTCATCCTCTTCCTGCGTCTCACCTGGATTGTGGGCGCTGCCGGTGTGCTTGAGTCCTTCCTCATCGTGGCCATGTGCTGTACCTGT ACGATGCTGACAGCCGTCTCCATGAGCGCCATCGCCACCAATGGCGTTGTACCAG CTGGGGGCTCCTACTACATGATCTCCCGCTCACTGGGGCCCGAATGTGGTGGCGCTGTCGGCCTCTGCTTCTACCTGGGCACAACCTTCGCCGGGGCCATGTACATCCTAGGCACCATTGAGATCTTCCTG ACATACATCTCACCAGGCGCAGCCGTGTTCCAAGCATCCACGCCCGAGGGCGAGGCAGCCGCCTTGCTGCACAACATGCGGCTCTACGGATCCTGCACATTGGCCCTCATGGCCGTGGTGGTCTTTGTGGGTGTCAAGTATGTCAACAAGCTGGCCCTGGTCTTCCTGGCCTGCGTTGTGCTATCCATCCTGGCCATCTATGCTGGTGTCATCAAGACAGCCTTTGATCCCCCTGACATCCC ggTGTGCCTCCTGGGGAACCGCACACTGGCCCGACGCGGCTTCGATGTCTGCGCCAAGACGCACATGGTTGGCAATGGCTCTGCACCCACAGCCCTCTGGGGCCTCTTCTGTAATGGTTCCAGCCAGTCCCTTGCCTGCAACGAGTACTTCGCTCTCAACAACCTCAGCGAGATCCAAGGCATCCCCGGTGTGGCCAGCGGTGTGCTCCTGG ACAACCTATGGAGCTCCTACTCAGACCGGGGGGCCTTTGTGGAGAAGAAGGGAGTGGCCTCAGTGCCAGCACCTGAGGCCCGCCGGGCTGGGGCGCTGCCCTACGTGCTGTCGGACATTACTACCTACTTCACCATGCTGGTGGGCATCTACTTCCCCTCCGTGACTG GCATCATGGCCGGCTCTAACCGGTCCGGAGACCTCAAGGATGCGCAGAAGTCCATCCCCACAGGCACCATCTTGGCCATCGTGACCACATCCTTCATCT ACCTGTCCTGCATTGTGTTGTTTGGGGCCTGCATTGAGGGCGTGGTCCTGCGAGACAA GTTTGGGGAGGCTCTGCAGGGGAACCTGGTCATTGGTATGCTGGCCTGGCCGTCCCCCTGGGTTATTGTCATCGGCTCCTTcttctccacctgtggtgctggactACAGAGCCTGACCGGGGCACCCCGCCTGCTGCAGGCCATTGCCCGAGACGGCATCATTCccttcctgcag GTCTTTGGCCACGGGAAGGCCAACGGGGAGCCCACCTGGGCGCTGTTGCTCACGGCTCTCATCTGTGAGACTGGCATTCTCATTGCATCCCTGGACAGCGTGGCCCCCATCCTCTCCAT GTTCTTCCTCATGTGTTATATGTTCGTGAATCTGGCCTGCGCCCTTCAGACCCTCCTGCGAACACCCAACTGGAGGCCACGCTTCAAGTATTACCACTG GACCCTGTCATTCCTGGGTATGAGCCTGTGCCTGGCCCTCATGTTCATCTGCTCCTGGTACTATGCTTTGTCAGCCATGCTCATCGCCGGCTGCATCTATAAGTACATTGAGTATCGTGG GGCTGAGAAGGAGTGGGGTGATGGCATCCGGGGCCTCTCGCTGAATGCCGCCCGCTACGCCCTTCTGCGTGTGGAGCATGGCCCTCCCCACACCAAGAACTGGAG gccccaggtgCTGGTGATGCTGACCCTGGATGATGAGCAGGGTGTGACACACCCACGCCTGCTGTCCTTCACCTCCCAACTGAAGGCCGGCAAGGGCCTGACCATCGTGGGCTCCGTGCTGGAGGGGACCTATCTGGATAAGCACGTGGAGGCCCAGCGGGCCGAGGAG AATATCCGGGCGCTGATGGGGGCCGAGAAGATGAAGGGCTTCTGCCAGCTCGTGGTGTCCTGCAGCCTGCGGGATGGCGCCTCGCACCTCATCCAGGCAGCCGGCCTGGGTGGCATGAAGCACAACACAGTGCTCATGGCCTGGCCcgagacctggaagcagccagaCAGCCCCTACTCCTGGAAGTACTTTGTGG AGACGGTCCGGGACACCACGGCGGCCCAACAGGCCCTGCTGGTGGCCAAGAACATTGACCTGTTTCCACACAACCAGGAGCGGCTGGGCGAGGGCAGCATTGACGTGTGGTGGGTGGTGCACGACGGGGGCATGCTCATGCTGCTACCCTTTCTGCTGCGCCAGCACAAA GTGTGGCGCAAGTGCCGGATGCGCATCTTCACAGTCGCACAGGTGGATGACAACAGTGTCCAGATGAAGAAGGACCTTCAGACATTCCTGTACCACCTGCGCATAAGCGctgaggtggaggtggtggagatg GTGGAGAACGACATCTCGGCCTTCACCTATGAGAAGACGCTGCTGATGGAGCAGAGGTCACAGATGCTGAAGCAAATGCAGCTGACAAAGGGCGAGCGGCAGAGGGAG GGACCATTCCAATGTCCGGCGGATGCACACAGCCGTGAAACTCAATGGTGTGGTCCTCAGCCGatcccaggatgcccagctggTCCTGCTGAACATGCCCGGCCCCCCCAAGAACCGGCAAGGGGATGA
- the SLC12A7 gene encoding solute carrier family 12 member 7 isoform X1: MPTSFTVVPVEGCADGGDAAAERADSPGDPDGSGPDGCSPGDGGARESSPFMGAAALDGDSLLEGKNMALFEEEMDSNPMVSSLLNKLANYTNLSQGVVDHEEAEESRPRESKAPCMGTFIGVYLPCLQNILGVILFLRLTWIVGAAGVLESFLIVAMCCTCTMLTAVSMSAIATNGVVPAGGSYYMISRSLGPECGGAVGLCFYLGTTFAGAMYILGTIEIFLTYISPGAAVFQASTPEGEAAALLHNMRLYGSCTLALMAVVVFVGVKYVNKLALVFLACVVLSILAIYAGVIKTAFDPPDIPVCLLGNRTLARRGFDVCAKTHMVGNGSAPTALWGLFCNGSSQSLACNEYFALNNLSEIQGIPGVASGVLLDNLWSSYSDRGAFVEKKGVASVPAPEARRAGALPYVLSDITTYFTMLVGIYFPSVTGIMAGSNRSGDLKDAQKSIPTGTILAIVTTSFIYLSCIVLFGACIEGVVLRDKFGEALQGNLVIGMLAWPSPWVIVIGSFFSTCGAGLQSLTGAPRLLQAIARDGIIPFLQVFGHGKANGEPTWALLLTALICETGILIASLDSVAPILSMFFLMCYMFVNLACALQTLLRTPNWRPRFKYYHWTLSFLGMSLCLALMFICSWYYALSAMLIAGCIYKYIEYRGAEKEWGDGIRGLSLNAARYALLRVEHGPPHTKNWRPQVLVMLTLDDEQGVTHPRLLSFTSQLKAGKGLTIVGSVLEGTYLDKHVEAQRAEENIRALMGAEKMKGFCQLVVSCSLRDGASHLIQAAGLGGMKHNTVLMAWPETWKQPDSPYSWKYFVETVRDTTAAQQALLVAKNIDLFPHNQERLGEGSIDVWWVVHDGGMLMLLPFLLRQHKVWRKCRMRIFTVAQVDDNSVQMKKDLQTFLYHLRISAEVEVVEMVENDISAFTYEKTLLMEQRSQMLKQMQLTKGERQREAQLIHDRNTASHTAAASRAQAPPTPDKVQMTWTKEKLSAEKHRHRDAGGAGFRELFSLKPDHSNVRRMHTAVKLNGVVLSRSQDAQLVLLNMPGPPKNRQGDENYMEFLEVLTEGLNRVLLVRGGGREVITIYS, encoded by the exons ATGCCCACCAGCTTCACGGTGGTGCCCGTGGAGGGCTGTGCCGACGGCGGGGACGCAGCGGCCGAGCGCGCCGACTCGCCCGGGGACCCCGACGGCTCCGGACCCGACGGCTGCAGCCCGG GTGATGGCGGTGCACGGGAAAGCAGCCCATTCATGGGGGCCGCGGCATTGGatggggacagcctcctggaAGGCAAGAACATGGCCCTTTTCGAG GAGGAGATGGACAGCAACCCCATGGTGTCCTCGCTGCTCAACAAGCTGGCCAACTACACCAATCTCAGTCAGGGCGTGGTGGACCACGAGGAGGCTGAGGAAAGCAGGCCACGCGAGTCCAAG GCCCCCTGCATGGGCACCTTCATTGGCGTCTACCTGCCCTGCCTGCAGAACATACTGGGCGTCATCCTCTTCCTGCGTCTCACCTGGATTGTGGGCGCTGCCGGTGTGCTTGAGTCCTTCCTCATCGTGGCCATGTGCTGTACCTGT ACGATGCTGACAGCCGTCTCCATGAGCGCCATCGCCACCAATGGCGTTGTACCAG CTGGGGGCTCCTACTACATGATCTCCCGCTCACTGGGGCCCGAATGTGGTGGCGCTGTCGGCCTCTGCTTCTACCTGGGCACAACCTTCGCCGGGGCCATGTACATCCTAGGCACCATTGAGATCTTCCTG ACATACATCTCACCAGGCGCAGCCGTGTTCCAAGCATCCACGCCCGAGGGCGAGGCAGCCGCCTTGCTGCACAACATGCGGCTCTACGGATCCTGCACATTGGCCCTCATGGCCGTGGTGGTCTTTGTGGGTGTCAAGTATGTCAACAAGCTGGCCCTGGTCTTCCTGGCCTGCGTTGTGCTATCCATCCTGGCCATCTATGCTGGTGTCATCAAGACAGCCTTTGATCCCCCTGACATCCC ggTGTGCCTCCTGGGGAACCGCACACTGGCCCGACGCGGCTTCGATGTCTGCGCCAAGACGCACATGGTTGGCAATGGCTCTGCACCCACAGCCCTCTGGGGCCTCTTCTGTAATGGTTCCAGCCAGTCCCTTGCCTGCAACGAGTACTTCGCTCTCAACAACCTCAGCGAGATCCAAGGCATCCCCGGTGTGGCCAGCGGTGTGCTCCTGG ACAACCTATGGAGCTCCTACTCAGACCGGGGGGCCTTTGTGGAGAAGAAGGGAGTGGCCTCAGTGCCAGCACCTGAGGCCCGCCGGGCTGGGGCGCTGCCCTACGTGCTGTCGGACATTACTACCTACTTCACCATGCTGGTGGGCATCTACTTCCCCTCCGTGACTG GCATCATGGCCGGCTCTAACCGGTCCGGAGACCTCAAGGATGCGCAGAAGTCCATCCCCACAGGCACCATCTTGGCCATCGTGACCACATCCTTCATCT ACCTGTCCTGCATTGTGTTGTTTGGGGCCTGCATTGAGGGCGTGGTCCTGCGAGACAA GTTTGGGGAGGCTCTGCAGGGGAACCTGGTCATTGGTATGCTGGCCTGGCCGTCCCCCTGGGTTATTGTCATCGGCTCCTTcttctccacctgtggtgctggactACAGAGCCTGACCGGGGCACCCCGCCTGCTGCAGGCCATTGCCCGAGACGGCATCATTCccttcctgcag GTCTTTGGCCACGGGAAGGCCAACGGGGAGCCCACCTGGGCGCTGTTGCTCACGGCTCTCATCTGTGAGACTGGCATTCTCATTGCATCCCTGGACAGCGTGGCCCCCATCCTCTCCAT GTTCTTCCTCATGTGTTATATGTTCGTGAATCTGGCCTGCGCCCTTCAGACCCTCCTGCGAACACCCAACTGGAGGCCACGCTTCAAGTATTACCACTG GACCCTGTCATTCCTGGGTATGAGCCTGTGCCTGGCCCTCATGTTCATCTGCTCCTGGTACTATGCTTTGTCAGCCATGCTCATCGCCGGCTGCATCTATAAGTACATTGAGTATCGTGG GGCTGAGAAGGAGTGGGGTGATGGCATCCGGGGCCTCTCGCTGAATGCCGCCCGCTACGCCCTTCTGCGTGTGGAGCATGGCCCTCCCCACACCAAGAACTGGAG gccccaggtgCTGGTGATGCTGACCCTGGATGATGAGCAGGGTGTGACACACCCACGCCTGCTGTCCTTCACCTCCCAACTGAAGGCCGGCAAGGGCCTGACCATCGTGGGCTCCGTGCTGGAGGGGACCTATCTGGATAAGCACGTGGAGGCCCAGCGGGCCGAGGAG AATATCCGGGCGCTGATGGGGGCCGAGAAGATGAAGGGCTTCTGCCAGCTCGTGGTGTCCTGCAGCCTGCGGGATGGCGCCTCGCACCTCATCCAGGCAGCCGGCCTGGGTGGCATGAAGCACAACACAGTGCTCATGGCCTGGCCcgagacctggaagcagccagaCAGCCCCTACTCCTGGAAGTACTTTGTGG AGACGGTCCGGGACACCACGGCGGCCCAACAGGCCCTGCTGGTGGCCAAGAACATTGACCTGTTTCCACACAACCAGGAGCGGCTGGGCGAGGGCAGCATTGACGTGTGGTGGGTGGTGCACGACGGGGGCATGCTCATGCTGCTACCCTTTCTGCTGCGCCAGCACAAA GTGTGGCGCAAGTGCCGGATGCGCATCTTCACAGTCGCACAGGTGGATGACAACAGTGTCCAGATGAAGAAGGACCTTCAGACATTCCTGTACCACCTGCGCATAAGCGctgaggtggaggtggtggagatg GTGGAGAACGACATCTCGGCCTTCACCTATGAGAAGACGCTGCTGATGGAGCAGAGGTCACAGATGCTGAAGCAAATGCAGCTGACAAAGGGCGAGCGGCAGAGGGAG GCCCAGCTGATCCATGACAGGAACACAGCATCCCATACTGCGGCTGCCTCCAGGGCACAGGCCCCACCCACACCTGACAAGGTGCAGATGACCTGGACCAAGGAGAAGCTGAGTGCGGAGAAGCACAGGCACAGGGATGCCGGTGGGGCGGGCTTCAGGGAGCTCTTCAGCCTGAAGCC GGACCATTCCAATGTCCGGCGGATGCACACAGCCGTGAAACTCAATGGTGTGGTCCTCAGCCGatcccaggatgcccagctggTCCTGCTGAACATGCCCGGCCCCCCCAAGAACCGGCAAGGGGATGAGAACT ACATGGAGTTTCTCGAGGTCCTGACTGAGGGGCTGAACAGAGTCCTCTTGGTGAGGGGTGGTGGCCGGGAGGTGATCACCATCTACTCCTGA